In Odontesthes bonariensis isolate fOdoBon6 chromosome 6, fOdoBon6.hap1, whole genome shotgun sequence, one genomic interval encodes:
- the LOC142382440 gene encoding cytotoxic granule associated RNA binding protein TIA1-like isoform X1 gives MEDDQPRTLYVGNLSRDVTEPLILQVFTQIGPCKSCKMIVDTAGNDPYCFVEFYDHRHAAASLAAMNGRKIMGKEVKVNWATTPTSQKKDTSNHFHVFVGDLSPEITTEDVKAAFGPFGRISDARVVKDMATGKSKGYGFVSFFNKWDAENAIQHMGGQWLGGRQIRTNWATRKPPAPKTTYENNSKHLSFDEVMSQSSPSNCTVYCGGVSTGLTEQLMRQTFSPFGQIMEVRVFPDKGYSFVRFNSHESAAHAIVSVNGSSIEGHIVKCYWGKETPDMMNSMQQMSMPQQQNKIGFAAAQPYGQWGQWYGNGPQISQYVPNGWQVPTYGVYSQAWNQQGFNHLPASAGWTGMGAISNGGVMEPTQGLNGSMLANQPGMGAAGYPTH, from the exons ATGGAGGACGATCAACCCAGAACCTT GTATGTGGGGAATCTGTCCAGGGATGTCACCGAGCCTCTCATTCTGCAAGTCTTCACGCAGATAGGACCCTGCAAGAGCTGTAAAATGATAGTTGAT ACGGCTGGAAATGATCCATACTGCTTTGTGGAGTTTTATGACCACAGGCATGCTGCTGCCTCATTGGCAGCCATGAATGGAAGGAAAATAATGGGTAAG GAGGTGAAAGTCAACTGGGCCACAACGCCAACCAGCCAGAAAAAAGACACGAGTA ATCACTTTCATGTCTTTGTGGGAGACCTCAGTCCAGAAATAACCACAGAAGATGTTAAAGCAGCCTTTGGTCCATTTGGCAGGATATC AGATGCTCGTGTTGTGAAAGATATGGCTACAGGGAAATCTAAAGGCTATGGCTTTGTGTCTTTCTTCAACAAATGG gacGCAGAGAACGCCATTCAGCACATGGGGGGTCAGTGGTTAGGAGGCAGACAGATTCGAACCAACTGGGCTACAAGAAAGCCTCCTGCCCCAAAGACCACCTATGAAA ATAACTCCAAGCACCTATCCTTTGATGAGGTGATGAGTCAGTCCAGCCCCAGTAACTGCACCGTGTATTGTGGTGGAGTCAGCACAGGACTCACAG AGCAACTAATGAGGCAGACCTTTTCCCCATTTGGACAAATCATGGAAGTCAGAGTTTTTCCCGACAAAGGCTATTCATTTGTGAG GTTTAACTCCCATGAGTCAGCAGCCCATGCCATCGTCTCTGTGAATGGCTCTTCAATAGAGGGCCACATAGTGAAATGCTACTGGGGTAAAGAGACCCCAGACATGATGAACTCCATGCAGCAGATGTCCATGCCCCAG CAGCAGAACAAGATCGGCTTTGCTGCGGCTCAGCCCTACGGCCAGTGGGGCCAGTGGTACGGCAACGGGCCCCAGATCAGCCAGTATGTCCCAAATGGGTGGCAGGTCCCCACCTATGGTGTCTACAGCCAGGCTTGGAACCAGCAGGGCTTCAA TCACTTACCGGCCAGTGCTGGGTGGACTGGCATGGGCGCCATCAGTAACGGTGGGGTTATGGAGCCTACACAGGGATTGAATGGGAGTATGCTAGCCAACCAGCCGGGTATGGGAGCCGCAGGATACCCCACACACTGA
- the LOC142382440 gene encoding cytotoxic granule associated RNA binding protein TIA1-like isoform X2 produces MEDDQPRTLYVGNLSRDVTEPLILQVFTQIGPCKSCKMIVDTAGNDPYCFVEFYDHRHAAASLAAMNGRKIMGKEVKVNWATTPTSQKKDTSNHFHVFVGDLSPEITTEDVKAAFGPFGRISDARVVKDMATGKSKGYGFVSFFNKWDAENAIQHMGGQWLGGRQIRTNWATRKPPAPKTTYENNSKHLSFDEVMSQSSPSNCTVYCGGVSTGLTEQLMRQTFSPFGQIMEVRVFPDKGYSFVRFNSHESAAHAIVSVNGSSIEGHIVKCYWGKETPDMMNSMQQMSMPQQNKIGFAAAQPYGQWGQWYGNGPQISQYVPNGWQVPTYGVYSQAWNQQGFNHLPASAGWTGMGAISNGGVMEPTQGLNGSMLANQPGMGAAGYPTH; encoded by the exons ATGGAGGACGATCAACCCAGAACCTT GTATGTGGGGAATCTGTCCAGGGATGTCACCGAGCCTCTCATTCTGCAAGTCTTCACGCAGATAGGACCCTGCAAGAGCTGTAAAATGATAGTTGAT ACGGCTGGAAATGATCCATACTGCTTTGTGGAGTTTTATGACCACAGGCATGCTGCTGCCTCATTGGCAGCCATGAATGGAAGGAAAATAATGGGTAAG GAGGTGAAAGTCAACTGGGCCACAACGCCAACCAGCCAGAAAAAAGACACGAGTA ATCACTTTCATGTCTTTGTGGGAGACCTCAGTCCAGAAATAACCACAGAAGATGTTAAAGCAGCCTTTGGTCCATTTGGCAGGATATC AGATGCTCGTGTTGTGAAAGATATGGCTACAGGGAAATCTAAAGGCTATGGCTTTGTGTCTTTCTTCAACAAATGG gacGCAGAGAACGCCATTCAGCACATGGGGGGTCAGTGGTTAGGAGGCAGACAGATTCGAACCAACTGGGCTACAAGAAAGCCTCCTGCCCCAAAGACCACCTATGAAA ATAACTCCAAGCACCTATCCTTTGATGAGGTGATGAGTCAGTCCAGCCCCAGTAACTGCACCGTGTATTGTGGTGGAGTCAGCACAGGACTCACAG AGCAACTAATGAGGCAGACCTTTTCCCCATTTGGACAAATCATGGAAGTCAGAGTTTTTCCCGACAAAGGCTATTCATTTGTGAG GTTTAACTCCCATGAGTCAGCAGCCCATGCCATCGTCTCTGTGAATGGCTCTTCAATAGAGGGCCACATAGTGAAATGCTACTGGGGTAAAGAGACCCCAGACATGATGAACTCCATGCAGCAGATGTCCATGCCCCAG CAGAACAAGATCGGCTTTGCTGCGGCTCAGCCCTACGGCCAGTGGGGCCAGTGGTACGGCAACGGGCCCCAGATCAGCCAGTATGTCCCAAATGGGTGGCAGGTCCCCACCTATGGTGTCTACAGCCAGGCTTGGAACCAGCAGGGCTTCAA TCACTTACCGGCCAGTGCTGGGTGGACTGGCATGGGCGCCATCAGTAACGGTGGGGTTATGGAGCCTACACAGGGATTGAATGGGAGTATGCTAGCCAACCAGCCGGGTATGGGAGCCGCAGGATACCCCACACACTGA